TGCCGACCGGCTTCGCATCCCGCAAGACCGTGACGCGATCGGACAACGCATAAATCTCTTCCATGCGATGGCTAATGTAGATGACGGCAATCCCTTGCCTCTTAAGATCGCGAATGACCTCAAACAGACGGTCAGTCTCGCGGCTCGTCAGCGACGTCGTCGGCTCGTCCATGACGAGGATGCGTGGGTCGAACGACAGTGCCCGGGCAATTTCCACCATCTGCCGCTCGCCGATCGAAAGCGACTCGACAAGTGTTTCCGGCGAAAATTGCAGGCCCAGCCGCTCTAGAACGGCGGCGCATCTGCTTCTCTGCTCGCCGCGGCGGACAAAGCCGTAGCTGGCGCGCTCCGCACCCAGATAGATATTTTGGGCGATCGTCAGGTTCGGAGCCAGCGACAGCTCCTGATAGATGACGGCAATGCCGGCTTCCTTGGAGGCGCGCGGGCTGCCGGGCGCCACCAGCTTGCTGGCAACACTGACGGTTCCGCCTTCATCCGGCACATAAGCGCCCGACAGGATCTTCATGAGCGTCGACTTGCCTGCGCCGTTCTCGCCCATCAAGGCGTGTACTTCGCCGCGATGGACGGTCAGGGAGACGCCCGATAGGGCTTTGATGCTGCCGAATGTTTTCGAGATGCCGCGCATCTCAAGGATAGGAACGTCCGCGCCTTTCGGGTCGAAAGTCATTGTTTCTCCTCCGATTCTACCAGCCGTAACGATCACCAGATGGTGTATCCGGCATCGATGGTGAGGATCGTGCCGGTCATGCCGCTTGAGGCCGGTGACGCCAGGAACAGGTTGGCCGAGGCAACCTCTTCCGGCTCGATCAGGCGATCCATGGGTGTGCCGGCCATCCAGGGGCCTGAGTTTTTCGGGTCGAGGAAGGAAATGTTCGACATGGCGGTGTTGACGTAGCCCGGTGCTACGCAGTTGACGCGCACGTTGCGTGTTGCCCATTCGCCGGCCAGCGATTTCGTCAGATGATGGAGGCCGGCTTTCGAGGCGTTATAATGGGCCTGCCGCTGCGGCTTGTTGGAAATCATGCCCGACATCGAGCCGACGGTGACGATCGATCCCTTACCGCGTTCCAGCATTGGCTTGCCAAAGGCGCGGCACGTCCAGAAGGTGCCGTTGAGATTGACATCGATTACCCGGGTCCAGCTGGCATCCGACATGTCTTCTGCTGCCGTGTCGGGCCAGGCGATGCCGGCATTGGCGATGAGAATGTCAACGGGACCGACGTCGCGATTTATGCGCTCGCTGGCTTCGGTGCAGGCATCCGACTGGGTGATGTCGAGCACCACGTAACGAGCATCGTATCCGCCGCTCTTCAGCTTTTCAACGGCTTGCTGCAGGGCCGCTTCGTCCTGGCCGGATATCACCACGCGCGCGCCGGCTTCGGCCAGCGCTTCGGCGGTCGAAAGTCCGATGCCTCTTCCGCCGCCAGTCACGAAAGCGATGCTTCCATCGACGCGTGTTCTGTTCATGTACATGGTCATCTCCCTTGATTGCTAAAGTGCGTTCGTTGCGAAAGCCGGCACCAGCCGGTCTTATCAGGACGGCGGACCGTCGGCGGTTGAAGGGCTCATCGCTTTCGTGGACAGGACCGACAGATCACTGAGTACGTGCATTGCCGAACGGGCGCTTTCGGAGCCGCTCATGCCCTTGTAGACCTGATAAAGCGTGTCGTAGACGCGGGCATGGGCCAGATCGGGCGCGTATTGCCGGTGGCTGCGGGCGCCGAAGCGGGCGGCACCTTCGTCATAGCTGGCGACAAGCCCGGATGCCACGGCGCCATGGATTGCCGCGCCGACAGCGGTCGGGTTGGCGATGTCGGGAACATGGATCGGCCGGTTGATGACATCGGACATGATCTGCACTAGCAGCGGATTGTTCTGCGCCAGCCCACTGGTCATAAGGACGCGCTCGACGGCAACGCTGCCGGCTTCGAACAGCTCGATGATCGATCGGGCGCCGAAGCACAGGGACTCCATCAAAGCGCGGTACAGACCGACCGACGAGGTGTCCATCGACAGGCCCATGATCATGCCACTCAGCCGTGAATCGGCCAGAGGCACCCGATTGCCATTCCACCAGTCTAGTGCCACCAGGCGGTTTTCCCCCGGGACAAGGGCGGCCGCCTCAAGATTGTAAAGATGGAAGCTCTCGTCCGTGTTGCTGCCACGCGGAAAATTTCTGACAAACCAGGACAGCGTGTCGCCAAAACTCGCTTGGCCCGATTCATAGCACCAGAGATCGCGCATCGAACCGTCATAGGCTACGCCTTCGATGCCAGCCGGAAGTGGCTGAAAATCGCGGCTGAGCAGCAGATAGGCGGCCGATGTGCCAAGTGCGCCCACCAGGCAGCCTGTCTCGACGGCGCCGACCGCGGGCAGCACGACATGCGAATCGATCACCGAGACGGCAATCGCCGCCTTGCCGAGAATGCCCGTCTGCGCACGCCATTCCGTCGTCAGTTCGCCGGCGGCAGAGCCGACACGGTGGGGCGGGGCAAGGCGCCTGCCGAGATCAGGCAGGATATCGGGATAACCTTCGGCCGCCGAATATTGTGCCTTGTAGGCGGCAAAGCCTAGGCTTCTCGCCTCGACGCCGGACAATTGCCACACAAGCCAGTCGCCGGATTCGATGAATTTCGCCGTTTCGCTCCAGATTTTCGGCGCTTCCGCGGCGATCTGGGCGGCCTTGGCCAAAAGCCATTCGCCCGAGACTTTGCCGCCAAAATTTTCGAGATACGATCCGCCCTCGGCGTTGATCGCATTGGCATAGCCTTGTGCGGCACTGTGCTTCCACAGCTTGACATAGGCGTGCGGTTCGGCCGGAAATCTCTGTGAGAGTGGCTTGCCTTGCGCCGTGACCGGCATGGGTGAGCTTGCGGTAAAGCCGAGCCCGATACCATCAATGTCACGCCCGTTTCCAAGCGTCGTCAGGATGTCGAGCGCAGCTTCCACGTAGTCGGCTGCATTTTGCAGCGCCCAGCCGCGCTGCAGAGGCGTGCCGTCCGGCAAGCGGAGCGTCATGATGCCATGACGATAGGGATGGGTATGACTGGCCAGTTGCTGTCCGCTGCCGACGCCGATCAACACACCGCGGGCGGATTCGGAGCCGTAGTCCAGGCCAATGAGATAGCGTTCAGCCATGGGTCTTGCCCCCCGCGAATGGCGTTGGTGAGGTCATGGCGAGCGCGGCATCGGCGGGCGCATGGCGCTGCAGATGGGCGTTCACGGCGAGCGGCGCGCCATTCAGCACGCCGCGCCAGCCGAGAGCCGCCCAGCGCAGATCGAGTGTCTGGCCCGTCTGCCCGAAAGGGCCCTTTCTTTCGACGAGCGCTTTGATGCGCTCCTTCGGGAAGTCCGACATTTCGCACACGCCGCCGCCGAGGATCAGGATGTCGGGGGAAAACAGCACCGTAGCAATGCCGATCGCCGTGGTGATGTGGTCGATGAACGCCTCGATGGCGAAGTTCAATGCACTGTTGCCATCAACGGCAGACAGGGCGAAGACATCATTGATCGGCGCGCCATGTTCGTCGGCGATAGCCTGCAGTGCACGGCCGGAAACATAAGTCTCGAGGCTGTCGGTGCGCAGACCCTCTAACATGCGTCCTTCGGACCCGAATGGAATATGCCCGATTTCGAGCGCCCAGCCAGCGCCGCGAAACGGTTTGCCATTCTGGATGAACGCCGCTCCTACGCCGGTGCCGAGGTAAATGCCGAGAACCGCGGTGCTGCCAATGCCAACGCCTGCGACAGTCTCGCCCATCAGCGCAAGTACGGAATCTCTCTCAAGATAGACCGGAAATCCGAGCTCCGATGACAATTCCGATGCCAGCCGGCGACCATTCAGGGACTGAACATTTCCCGCGAAAAGTACCTTGTCCTCGTCGGCATCGAGAAAGCCTGGAACGGTGGTGACAAGCACGTCCGGCCGAATGCCGGTCTCGACGATGACATCGCCGACCATCGCGGCAAGCCGCAGGATCGGATCACCGTCCTGGAGCAGCCGCGTCGAGAAAAGCCGGTGGTAGTCCTGTGCGGCTCCGGCAATATTGAAGCCGAATTTGACATTCGTGCCGCCAATATCGGCAACCAGTATTTTTGAAACGCCGATTTGTGGCATCATCGGCCGGCTCCAGTCTGATAATGCGTGAACATAAAGGTTGTAGAGCCGAAATCGCCCGGTGGGCGTTCGCCGGCTCGCCGGGTGCTCCGCGGCGTCGCATCGCGATGCCAGCGCGCAGAAAGGAGAGGAAGTCTTGCCCTGCCTGGTGGCCGACAGCTGTCAGTGCCAAGTTGTTGTTCGACATAACTCAACTTCGCCTCCTCGCGATTAAGTATTTGTATAAGACAAATACTAATTGTGTCAATTGTGATTTTACGCCGGCGCGAGGCTGCCCTCGTCGATGGATGGCAGGTCGAACAGGGTCTCCCTTATGACCGCAGCGGCACCGACCGCTGCATCATCGCCCTGGGTTGCTGCGACCCGTATCGAAGGCGGGGCGAGGCCATAGATCAGCATGTCGGAGAGCTTTTCACGCACCCGCTTTTCGACGCATGGAAAAAGCTGGGACAGCGGGCCGCCGAGAACGATGCTTCTGGGGTCGAGAAGATGCACGGCGTTGGCGAGGCCGACAGCAAGTGCTTGCGACCAGTTCTCCAGCAAATGCGCAACGTCCTGATCCTGGTACCGCCGGCGCGCGGCCGCCGCAGCCTCGGCGATGGTGATGCCCGGCGCAAAGATCGCTTCGAAATGGTTGGCGCCCGCCAGCATTTCGAAGGAGGCCGTTTCCGTGCCGGAACTGACAATAATGTGGCCGATCTCACCGGCATAGCCATGGGCGCCGCCCACCACGCGCCCGTGCCTGACCATCGCCCCACCAATGCCTTCCGACAGAAGGATGAGGAGCATGTCTTCCGTCTCTGGGCCGGGCGAAAGCGCGCATTCTGCAGCGGCCAACGCCGACGCGTCATTCTGGATGCGAAGAATCCAAGGGTCCGGCACGCTCGATTTTATCTTGTCGCCGAGCGCGAAGCCGCGCCAACCGAGCAATGGGGCATTGACGATGACACCGTTCCTGTCGACCAGGCCCGGTATTGCGATCCCAAGCCCGGCGATTTTATCCGAGGAAAAATTCCCGTCCTCGATCAGCGATTGAATGAGTTTCAATATGCTTTCACTCACGCCGTCCGGATTGCGATAGTCGCCTGTCAACATCGTAAGGCGCGCGACGATCTCGAAGGCCAGGTTGACCACCACTGCCGAGATGCTGCGCATTCCCACCTCAACGCCGATGGCATAGGAACCGACCGGATTGAGCATGACATTGACGCCCGGTCGTCCGACCCGCGTTTCCGCGGCACTTTCGGGCGCCTCGACAACGAGACCGCTATCGAGCAGTTCGACCATGGCGTTGCCGACGGTCGCCCGCGTCAAATGCAATTCGCGTGCGATATCGGCGCGTGACAGCGCGCCGCCGCCGCGCAGAAGACGGAGGGTGCGCATGGCGTTGATGTGGCGCAGCAAGTGGGTTGTCGTGGCCAAAACTATCTCCTAAAAATTTATTCTGTACGCTCTCGCCAAGTCGCGTGCCGGCCCGCTTTACCCTTGCAATCCGCGGGTGCGAAGGTCCTGGCCTTCATCACCGAAAATGTCCATATAGGAGATATCGAACGTGTGGTGGTGCGCGATTGTCGCTGCTCCCACAGCGGATTCCTGCCTGCGGAGCCTGGGCTGCTGATCAGTCGGGTGACGGTGGCCGGTGTCACGGACAGGTGGCGGGCTATGTCGGCCCGGATGGCTTTACCCTGCATCCGCAACAATGTCGGGATCTTCAAATTATCGACGTATCTGGCGAGCGTTTGTTCAGCCATGTGTTCCGCTTGAAATTCCAACGACGACGATGTCCCGCTCGCTTTTAGCACGCTGGGTCGCGGGGTCAGCAATATGTTTCCGCAGATGGTCGCCATTGTCGACACCCTTCTTGACACTATGTTGACGCGCTTCGGCGGGCTCGACGCTTTGCACGCCAATGTCGGCATGCATGTCGGCGGTACGCGCTACTTGGTACGGCATGCGAAAATGCCCCGTCAGTTTTTCCGGTTTCACACCCGAATTTAGAAGCGTGTTTCTCCCTGTGCGGGCTGCCAACGACTATTCCCTTCATCCAGCTATCAGCGATCCACGGTCTATCCGTCAACCTGCGATATCCTTGGACGTAAGTAGTTTACCAAGGCAGCACAGCTGTGCCTTTTAGAAACTGCCCATTAAATAAACAATATATTGCAGCGCACAAATAATCGCCAACACCGCTTGACAGATGTTATCTTTGAATGAATGAATGCTATTCATACAAATTTCGCATGTAGGCGCTTATGGAAACTCGGGACCTTCAGACATTTCTTGCGGTTGCCGCCAGCGGCAGCATCACGAAGGCTGCCGAGGTGCTCGGGAGATCCCAACCCTCTGTCACCCGCACCATCCAGGACCTTGAAGCCGAACTCGGCTTCGAGCTGCTACACCGCATCGGTCGACGTGTTCAGCTCTCCGAGGAGGGCATCGCCTTTGAGGAAGAGGCACGGCGACTGCTGATGTCGTTCACGGAACTCGCCGCGCGGGCAAAGATGATTGCCGGCGGCAAGGGTCGGATCCTGCAGATCGCGACGACGGCCGCCATCGGCACCGGATTGATTCCCAAGGCCATGGCGCAACTGAAGGACGTCGAAGTCCCGCACGAGACGCATGTCGGCCAGTTTCTCGCCTCGACCGTCGCGCAGGAAGTGCGGAGCGGCCGGGCGGACATCGGTTTCAGCAGCCTGCCGCTCGATATTCCCGGCCTGGATGTCCTCCGCCTCTATTCGGCCCCGACTGTCGTTGCCCTTCGCGAAGACGACCCGCTCGCGGGCCTCGATGTCGTGCCGTTGGCGGCCCTTGCCGGTCGGCGGATTGCGACGATGCTCAATCCGCTGCGATTTCAACGCAATATCGCGCGGGCGCTCGCGTCCCAGGGCATCGAGACCGGCCCGGTCATCCGCACGAACAATTCCTATGGGGCGTTGCAGTTCGTCCGCCAGATAGAGGGTGTGATCGCCATCATCGATCCGGTGACGTCCTATGGCGTCAGCGAACCCGGCACTGTCGTCCGGCCGATCAATCTCGAGGTGCCTTTCTATTGGGGCGTTCTATCCGTCGAAAAGATCCCCCTACGCCCAGCCGCGCGCGCGCTGATGGACGCGGTCGAGGCGGTGGCAAAACGCTCGATCGTCGGGTTCACCAAGCTCGATCCGGCCCTGGCCGGCCAACTCGTGACCGGCCAGCCGTCGGGCACAGATCAGGGAACTGATTTATGACGCATATGCCCACCAACCCCCTGTCGATCGGTCTTGCGGCGCTGGAAGCACAGCTTGCGCAGGATCTCGACTATCTCGAATTGCCGGCAAAGCCCTGGGTTCCTCAGACGGTGCATGACGGTCGATCCGTGCGCGATGTCGTCGTCATCGGCGCCGGCATGTGCGGCCTCGCCGCCACGGCAAAGCTGGTGCTGACGGGAATGACCAATGTGGTCGCTTACGATGCCGCACCGGAAGGACTGGAGGGACCCTGGGTCACGTTCGCTCGCATGCAGACGCTCCGTTCGCCGAAGAGCC
This genomic interval from Rhizobium tumorigenes contains the following:
- a CDS encoding SDR family NAD(P)-dependent oxidoreductase → MYMNRTRVDGSIAFVTGGGRGIGLSTAEALAEAGARVVISGQDEAALQQAVEKLKSGGYDARYVVLDITQSDACTEASERINRDVGPVDILIANAGIAWPDTAAEDMSDASWTRVIDVNLNGTFWTCRAFGKPMLERGKGSIVTVGSMSGMISNKPQRQAHYNASKAGLHHLTKSLAGEWATRNVRVNCVAPGYVNTAMSNISFLDPKNSGPWMAGTPMDRLIEPEEVASANLFLASPASSGMTGTILTIDAGYTIW
- a CDS encoding ROK family protein — protein: MMPQIGVSKILVADIGGTNVKFGFNIAGAAQDYHRLFSTRLLQDGDPILRLAAMVGDVIVETGIRPDVLVTTVPGFLDADEDKVLFAGNVQSLNGRRLASELSSELGFPVYLERDSVLALMGETVAGVGIGSTAVLGIYLGTGVGAAFIQNGKPFRGAGWALEIGHIPFGSEGRMLEGLRTDSLETYVSGRALQAIADEHGAPINDVFALSAVDGNSALNFAIEAFIDHITTAIGIATVLFSPDILILGGGVCEMSDFPKERIKALVERKGPFGQTGQTLDLRWAALGWRGVLNGAPLAVNAHLQRHAPADAALAMTSPTPFAGGKTHG
- a CDS encoding FGGY-family carbohydrate kinase, whose translation is MAERYLIGLDYGSESARGVLIGVGSGQQLASHTHPYRHGIMTLRLPDGTPLQRGWALQNAADYVEAALDILTTLGNGRDIDGIGLGFTASSPMPVTAQGKPLSQRFPAEPHAYVKLWKHSAAQGYANAINAEGGSYLENFGGKVSGEWLLAKAAQIAAEAPKIWSETAKFIESGDWLVWQLSGVEARSLGFAAYKAQYSAAEGYPDILPDLGRRLAPPHRVGSAAGELTTEWRAQTGILGKAAIAVSVIDSHVVLPAVGAVETGCLVGALGTSAAYLLLSRDFQPLPAGIEGVAYDGSMRDLWCYESGQASFGDTLSWFVRNFPRGSNTDESFHLYNLEAAALVPGENRLVALDWWNGNRVPLADSRLSGMIMGLSMDTSSVGLYRALMESLCFGARSIIELFEAGSVAVERVLMTSGLAQNNPLLVQIMSDVINRPIHVPDIANPTAVGAAIHGAVASGLVASYDEGAARFGARSHRQYAPDLAHARVYDTLYQVYKGMSGSESARSAMHVLSDLSVLSTKAMSPSTADGPPS
- a CDS encoding LysR family transcriptional regulator; this translates as METRDLQTFLAVAASGSITKAAEVLGRSQPSVTRTIQDLEAELGFELLHRIGRRVQLSEEGIAFEEEARRLLMSFTELAARAKMIAGGKGRILQIATTAAIGTGLIPKAMAQLKDVEVPHETHVGQFLASTVAQEVRSGRADIGFSSLPLDIPGLDVLRLYSAPTVVALREDDPLAGLDVVPLAALAGRRIATMLNPLRFQRNIARALASQGIETGPVIRTNNSYGALQFVRQIEGVIAIIDPVTSYGVSEPGTVVRPINLEVPFYWGVLSVEKIPLRPAARALMDAVEAVAKRSIVGFTKLDPALAGQLVTGQPSGTDQGTDL
- a CDS encoding ROK family transcriptional regulator, with translation MATTTHLLRHINAMRTLRLLRGGGALSRADIARELHLTRATVGNAMVELLDSGLVVEAPESAAETRVGRPGVNVMLNPVGSYAIGVEVGMRSISAVVVNLAFEIVARLTMLTGDYRNPDGVSESILKLIQSLIEDGNFSSDKIAGLGIAIPGLVDRNGVIVNAPLLGWRGFALGDKIKSSVPDPWILRIQNDASALAAAECALSPGPETEDMLLILLSEGIGGAMVRHGRVVGGAHGYAGEIGHIIVSSGTETASFEMLAGANHFEAIFAPGITIAEAAAAARRRYQDQDVAHLLENWSQALAVGLANAVHLLDPRSIVLGGPLSQLFPCVEKRVREKLSDMLIYGLAPPSIRVAATQGDDAAVGAAAVIRETLFDLPSIDEGSLAPA